CCCTCCATAGACCGTTAGAAATTCTGATTGTCCCGATCCTGGTTTAAGGATGAAGCCAACTGATTGTGAAGTCGTATCAGGAGCGAAGGCGCACCAGACAGCCAGCAAGATGTAAATGAAGCTAACAAGAGCCAGGAACGTGCGCGCCATATTATTAAAATGATTCCTTGCGAGAACTTGTTTACACGAAAATATGGTTAGTCATCTTCATTAGCTAACCACTAGTGTGAACTCTCTTATTGTAGGCTCATCAATTTGATTGGCAATGACTTACTCTGCGATCTGGTCCAAGCTGAACGGGTCCGGTAATATGCCTCGCATCACAGACGAGATTAATCTTTCTGATAGAGATCAGCTTTTAACTGATTGATCCTGTTCGCTCAAAAGGCTGTAGGGTATTCTAGAAATAGAGGGTATTCATTACTACTAATCAAGGAGTTTTAGATTCTACCTGGCTGATGACTTGAGAGGGATGTTCTAAAAATTTCGACCAAAAGTTGAAATGTGGTTTATCTGAAACTGTAAGTGGAGCAAACTGAAATGAACAGACAACAGCTAATTGACACGGCAAAAGCGATGGTCGCTGATGACAAGGGACTCCTGGCGATGGATGAGAGCACCCCGACCTGCGATAAACGATTTGCTAAGTTGGACATCCCCCAGAACGAAGAGACCCGGCGTATCTACCGGGAAATGATTGTGAACACACCGGGCCTTAACGAAAGCATCAGCGGAGCCATTCTGTATGATGAGACAATCCGGCAGAAGCGGAATGATGGTTCTTCTTTTGTGCAAGCCCTGACCGATGTGGGAATCATTCCCGGGATCAAAGTCGATGCGGGGGCAAAGGAGATGGCCGCTCATCCGGGAGAGAAGATTACGGAAGGTCTGGATCGATTACGCGACCGCCTGGCCGAATACGTTCAGATGGGAGCCCGTTTTGCCAAGTGGCGTGCGGTCATTACGATCGGTGATGACATTCCGAGTCGCGGTTGTATTGAGGCTAACGCACACGCATTAGGAAGATATGCTGCATTATCTCAGGAAGCCGGACTGGTTCCTATCGTTGAACCAGAAGTGCTCATGGACGGCAACCACACTCTCGAACGTTGCTACGAAGTGACTGAGGAAACACTACGAACGGTTTTTCAGCAGCTTTACAGACAACGCGTAATGTTAGAAGGTATGATTCTGAAACCAAATATGGTGCTACCAGGCTTAGCCTGTTCGCATCAGAATTCGGTGGATGAAGTGGCCGATGCTACGGTGGCCTGTTTCTTACGAGCCGTTCCTGCTGCGGTTGCGGGAGTGACATTCTTATCGGGTGGGCAATCGAGCGAACTGGCTTCAGCACGTTTGAATGCCATGAATGTCAAATTCAAATCACAAGTCCCCTGGGAGTTATCGTTTTCCTTTGCCCGTGCGATCCAGCAACCGGCGATGGGAATCTGGGGAGGCGATTCTGCCAACGACGAGGCGGCACAGAAAGCATTATATCATCGCGCGAAATGTAACCGAGATGCACGCCGTGGCGAGTACAATGCTGAGACAGACGCGGCATGAGCTTGATAGCAAGTAACACTTCGCGAGGTGCATTGATGCCAGAGGTTTTAGTATTTCAAAATATGTGGATCGAGCCACACAGCATGCGCTCCTAAGGCCTTACCAGGTGATTCAGTCCGTAGCTCCAACGTCTTGACGTTTTTAACGGAAACGCGGCAGTATTGTACGTCCCCACGACCGCGAATAGGTGCCGATTTCCAGAGTACTTTGCCATCTCCGACAACCCAGAAATATATGGTACCACGAAATACGTATGTATCGTCCATGAGTGCAACGCCAGTCTCAAAGGTTTTGTATTGACTATTCAGGTTGTAGCGCACCCTTGCGGAACCGTTACTCGGAGGATGCAAACCAAGGCCGTTGGGAAACACCAGGTTATTGACGGTAAATTTTTCATTTCCTACGCCAAGGCTACCATTCTTTCCTAGGGGAAATGGGCCTTTTATTACATCCGTTTCTAACATGTCATTCAGATAACGAATTGGTAACTTATTCATCATTGCATCGATTCGAGCTCGATCCGCTCCAAGCGAACTACTCCAGGCTCGTCTAAATAAGTCATATGCGTGCAATTCCAATGTTCGTTTTGCCAGACCTTTTTCGTTTTCAGCCAGTTGCAACCAACCGTTGGCAATTGCCAGAGTAGTGGCTTCGTCATTCAAGTTAGAAAGTTCTTTTTTAGCCAAAGTTCGATATGCTGTGTCATCACCTTTTGCGAGCCAGAAAAGCCCCTCTTTCCACTGATTCAAATACAGTGCAACAAATTTGCCATATATCGTTGCCGATTTCGAGTCATTCGCATCTTGTTTTAGTTTTTTGTGATTTTTTTCTACTTTGCGATATTCTCGATTCAGCAACGAACTACGCAACTTCAATCTGTTCGCTGAGGTAATGGCGTGATTATTTCCAGATAATTTTGCGATTTTGACAGCGAGTGCGGCAAACTTGAGTGCAGTGGCATAATCACCGGCTTTGATCACTGTTTGACAAGCCTCCATGGCATCAAACGCCACTTCTTTCATATATTCTTTCGTTGGTGCTTTTTGAGATTCGAGCAGAAGTTCCTTATAACGTTCAGTGAAGTTAATCTTTTGAGAAGAGGGATCTGCGCCTCGAACATAAGATGTTCCCAAGAATACGATCATCAGTACGACGACTAAGAGTTTGTGTGAAAATATATTGTGAATAAGATATCGCATTTGATTATCCAGTTGAGAGTCTTTACAGATTCTTACACAGCGGACCAGTAATCGTAATGCTCCCATCGTAACCAATGATTTACTGAGATTCTAGAATCATTCGTCAATGGATCAAACGAGGCCACCTTTTCTTTTGCATTTTATGTCGGTTTGCAAGGCTCTAATAAGTGATTCTTATGGTTGAATATCAGTAATCAGGAGCCGATGATACAATGATGTTGTCAAAAGTTGATTCAAACACGTCTCCTCATAAAATGATTGGAAAACTGATGAGTATTTCAGAACGTATCGAAGAATACCTTGCCGGACCAGAGACATTACGTCAGGCGATTGCAGGCATGACGGCTGCTGATATTGATGCCGCACCGATTCCGGGGAAGTGGTCAACCCGGCAGATTATCTGTCACATTGCTGACTTTGAGCCGGTTTACGCAGATCGAATGAAACGAGTCATTGCTGAAGAAGATCCTCCCTTGATGGGCGGTGATCCAGATCTTTTTGCCGAGCGACTTGCCTATGAGCAACGTGATCTTGAAGAGGAATTTCAGCTAATGATTGCAGTTCGGCAGCACATGGGTAGAATTCTGAAATCAATCGATCCAGATGATTTTCAGCGCACAGGGAACCATTCTCGTGATGGAGCACTCTCGTTGACGGACTTGTTAAGTCGCATTACCAATCATATTCCACATCATATAAAATTTATTCGTGAGAAACGAAATGCATTGAATGTATAAATCGCCCCTGTTTTTGTCCTAACGAACATTCTCCGATTTGATTCTATGTGCTATCTGCTATCATATATGGGACAAATTTCTTTTCTAAAGGATGGTTTCCGATGGCGAACCTTGGGCTTGATTCCAGTGTTGTAGAATGGGTGCTTGAATATCCCGAAGTACAAGGCGTGTTAGAAGCGTTAGGTATTGATCAATCTTGTTCGGGAAAATCACTTGATTATGTCTGTCGACAAATGGGGCTGGAACCGCATTTTGTTTTGAAACAGCTGCTGGAAGTCATTGAAGATGGGTCTACCGTGAACGAGTGACCTGGTGAATAAACTTTGCATTTTGAAATCATCTTTACCCATTTTCCTCGATAGCATACACTCCTCGCTCGGGCTTAATCTTTATCGTGGCGAGAGAGTAGGCGATGCGTAATATTCGGGGGAAAAAGGTACTCATTACAGGTGCGGCATCAGGAATTGGTCGTGAACTTGCTCTTCAACTGGCAGCAGAAGGCGCGGATCTGTTCTTACTGGACGTCAATGAAAGTGGACTAAATGACACGGCTGGTGCAGCCACACTCCTGGGGGGGCAGGTCATATTCCGGTACTGTGATTTGACCGACTCCCAACAAATATCCAATGTAATAAGAGCTGTCCTTGACGAATGGGGCTATATTGACATTTTAGTGAATAATGCAGGTGTTGCCTTTTACGGTCCTACTCACACAATGAGCACAGACCAATGGGATTGGTTACTTGCGGTCAATCTTTTGGCTCCGATTCAAATCACGCGTGAATTGCTACCATCATTAATCAATCGTCCCGAGGCGCATATCATCAATATCGCCAGTATCTGTGGAATCGTTTCTGGTTCACGATTTAGTGCTTATCAGGTAAGTAAATTTGGGCTATTGGGATTTAGTGAAGCGCTGCGCGCAGAATACAGTCGGCAAGGGCTGGGAGTTTCTGCAATTTGTCCTGGGCCGGTCTCTACACGGCTTTTTGAATCAGCTCCTTGTGGCCGTAAAGACAAGAAAACCCCAGTACCGCCAAGGTGGGCTTGTATTTCACCAGAGCAGGTCGCGCAAAAAACAATCAAGGCCATCTATCAAGACAAAGGGTTATGTCTGGTGGGTTGGGTTGCTTATGTGTTGTATTATCTGAAACGCCTTGCTCCCTGGTCATTGGATTTAGCACATCGCTTCGGACGTCGTAAAAAGATGAAGCAAAAAGCAGAGCAGCTTCAGCAGTCTGCTAAGTCAAAAGCAGATAAGACTAACAGTTCTGAGCTTCGTGCAAAAGCGGCCTGATTAAATCGCTTTGGAAAAATCGGCCCAGAAGTGATTCCGTCTGCTAGCATTGACCCATCAATTTTCTAAGTGGTTCCAGTGCATCAGACATGCGTATGCCTCTTTAGAAAATGGAATCGAAGACTTCTTTATTTCGATACATTTTGGGCATTTGAATTCGATCATGGAGTACCTTCAAAGCTAAATGAAAGTGCCTGCTTTCATTGCTTCAAACTATCGACTCCCTAATCAGAAATCAACTCTATATCATTCAGGTACCACCGGTGAAACAAAGTCTCCTGGTTTGAACGCGACGACAGAGCAGTCGACTTTTTCGAGCATGCGTTCGGCGGTGTTGCCGATGAAGAAGCCGCTGATTCCTGAACGAGCTAACGTGCCCATGGCAAGCAGATTGATATCGTGTTCTTTGATAAATTCGGGAATCGCTTCCTCGGGAGAGCCTTCGAGGACATGCACTTGCACGCCGTACGTCAATGTGCGGAAATCGGTTTGGGCTAATTGTTCGTTGAGTTCATTCTTGACCTCTTCCATGATATCTTCAGCACATTTTTGGAGCGTCTCTTCACCGACTCCCAGGCCTTTGAGTCGAACTTCGAGCTGCGTATCAATCGCATGTACCAGATGAATCTTCATGTCGGCAATTTGCGCCATCGAAACAATGAAATTCAGAATCTCGCTGCTGACTTCACTCATATCGCTGGCAACCGCAATTTCTGGTACTTCTGGCTCTTCCCCGATTTTGACGGCATATACCGGACAGGGACATTGACGAAACAAATTCATCACTGTTCCACCAAACAGCCGTCCCTTAAAACCATGGGGACGGGTTCCTACCAGCACCAGATCGTGTTTATCTTCGATGACTTCAAGAATAATTTCACGCCAGGGCGAACCAAAGGCAACTTTCGCTGAACTTTCAATCCCTTTAGCTTTTGCTTGTTCGATGAGCCCCATCATCACTTCCAGAGCTTCATCTTCTACATTTTTGGAAAAATGATTTCGATCTTCTTCCAGTAAATGTTTGGTATGGGCAGACAAATCAATCGCAGCAATAAATTCCAGTTTGGCATTGACCAGATCAGCCAGCCAAAGGGCACGTTCGACCGCTTCTGCAGTTTGTGCGTTTAAGTCGGAAGCGACTAGTCGATCAGCGTGGGTCAAGTCTACGCCAACTAAGATTGAATTGATGTGTTGCATGGGTCTACTCTCTCATTAGTGAATCAGCAATGCTTAGGCTTCATACTACTATTATGACATAATTGATTACGTGTTCCTAGCAGATCCTGGAAGATTTCCAAATCTGAAAAGTGAGTTATACCGAGTGTAACCTTCGATTTCCAACCTAACCTTTTCTCTTTTGCATTAACAAAATAAATTCGTGAACTTTATTGACACGAAAGACAGAAGGAAATCCTAGCGGTCTCAAATTATTATATTCCGATTGACGATTCCAGATAATCAAATCATCATAAATAAAACCGATCTGTTGCAGTCTGGTTGCTAAATCACTATGAAAAGGAAAAAACTGACTTTTCTTTCTTAAATCCATGACAACCACACAGCAATATCCCCCCGGACGCAGGGCCGTTAAAACCTGTCCGAAAACCTCCTTTAGTTCGTCCAAGAATTCTGCATAATCTTCCACGACGCCCAGATCCTGCTCGTGATTGCCATAATGCCGAACCGTTTTATGATCGGCTGATCGACGTTGATTCAAAACGTTCCAATAAGGGGGCGAAGTAATACACAAATCGACGCTTTCCGGCGAGACCATCTCAGACAAATTCAATGCTGAGCCATGATGCACACGCGACTTAAATTCTAACTTCTCTATATCTGGACCAGAGTCTTCCGCTTCGTCAGTTGAGTGGACAACTTCTTGAATACGCTGATTCGCCAGCGCCGCAAATTCTTCAGACAGTTCGATTCCAAGCCCCGTTTTACCCATTTTTTCCGCTGTCACGATGGTACTGCCCGAACCGGCAAAGGGGTCGAGAATCACTTCTCCCTCAAGCGGCAGGAACGTTTCGATTAATCGCTCAACGAGCATCTCCGGAAAGATCGCTGGATGTTTCAGCCGCGCTTCTTCCGTCGACTTGCGAATGTCACTCCAGACACTGATCGAATTTTGAATCCACTTCTTCCCTCCCAATGCGTTATAGGGCTTGGGCATTGTGCGGGTTCGTTTTTTTCTGACTGGTGATTCTTCAGAACTCGACACGCGTTGGAAAGCCTCCTGCTCAGATGGAAAACCCTGAATAACGCTTGAACATTATTATTTGCATCATACAAAAAAGATTCGTTACAGACTTTGTAAATAGGCGTTTAAGTCAGCGAGATCTTGGGGGGAAAGATCTTTTAAAAGTCCCGAGGGCATCAGTGATGTATTTTTCTTGCTTTCAAAATCAATTTCCGCCGCTTCGATACGCGTGGTTTGATTATTTGAGTTTCTCAGTGTCAGTCCATCTACAGAACGGTAAACGACCAACCCTGTATAAACTTTGCCATCAACGGTACCGACAACAGTTGTCTGATAGCGGGGTGAAACATCCTGATTCGGTGACACGATTGCGGTAAACAGATCTTTGCGGGAAAATCGTTTCGCGGCTCCCGTTAATGCCGGTCCCAGTGCGCTCCGATTGCCATGGCATTGCACACAGGCCCGTTTCCGGAACAATGCTTCTCCGCGTGCTTTATCGCCCAGATCCCAATCGATGGTTTCCAACAGCTTGTTGAGTTTTTCCGCTTCAGGGCCGCCTTGTTTCAAGAGTGTGGCAAAGACTTCAGGATGCTCTGTTGAAACCCATTTTTCCCAGGCTTGTATCAACGCGCGCTGCTTTTTGAGATCGGCAACATCTGTGGCCGAACCCAATTGTTGACCCGTCCATTTCTCTAAGAGCAGCACAATTCGAGATTGCAGTTTTTGCTCGCGCTGATCACGGCCCAATCTTCGTAACGTGGCAAAGAGTCGAACAACTTCTTCCGGTTTCTGAGTTGTCTCCAGTTTTTCCAATGCGGAGACACAAGATTCCAATAGTTCGATTTGAGAAGACTCAAGCCCCGCTACAAATTTATCGCGGTCCTGTTCTTCCGGGTTTTCCGAAAGCACTGCTAACACGGCTGCCTGAAGTGCAAATTCCGCGTATAGCTTGCGAATCATTTCCCGATGCTCCGGCTTTTTTGACTCGCCAAAGACAAAGACCACATCATTGTTCCAGTGAAAATCAGGATCTGCTTTAATTTTTCGTTCAAAGGCTTCAATGGCTTTTTCCAAAAACTGCGGTGGTAACTCACTCAGAAACAGAACATGACCGGGCAATCCAAATCCGGGCTGCGCGACGATTTGTCGCGGCAGGTCGGCATCGATTTTGACAAGTTGCGCATAGAGTTCAAAAAAACGGTCGTCCCAGTTTGTATCCTGTGGGAGTTTGAGGCGCAGTAATTTTGCATCAATCTGCACTAACGCGTTTGCAATTTTTTGGGACTGTGCCCTACTGCGATCACTGGGAATCCGTGCGGCAACGATCAAATAGTGCACATCAGAAACGGGGCTTGAATCCTCGG
The Gimesia aquarii DNA segment above includes these coding regions:
- a CDS encoding class I fructose-bisphosphate aldolase — encoded protein: MNRQQLIDTAKAMVADDKGLLAMDESTPTCDKRFAKLDIPQNEETRRIYREMIVNTPGLNESISGAILYDETIRQKRNDGSSFVQALTDVGIIPGIKVDAGAKEMAAHPGEKITEGLDRLRDRLAEYVQMGARFAKWRAVITIGDDIPSRGCIEANAHALGRYAALSQEAGLVPIVEPEVLMDGNHTLERCYEVTEETLRTVFQQLYRQRVMLEGMILKPNMVLPGLACSHQNSVDEVADATVACFLRAVPAAVAGVTFLSGGQSSELASARLNAMNVKFKSQVPWELSFSFARAIQQPAMGIWGGDSANDEAAQKALYHRAKCNRDARRGEYNAETDAA
- a CDS encoding NPCBM/NEW2 domain-containing protein, which gives rise to MRYLIHNIFSHKLLVVVLMIVFLGTSYVRGADPSSQKINFTERYKELLLESQKAPTKEYMKEVAFDAMEACQTVIKAGDYATALKFAALAVKIAKLSGNNHAITSANRLKLRSSLLNREYRKVEKNHKKLKQDANDSKSATIYGKFVALYLNQWKEGLFWLAKGDDTAYRTLAKKELSNLNDEATTLAIANGWLQLAENEKGLAKRTLELHAYDLFRRAWSSSLGADRARIDAMMNKLPIRYLNDMLETDVIKGPFPLGKNGSLGVGNEKFTVNNLVFPNGLGLHPPSNGSARVRYNLNSQYKTFETGVALMDDTYVFRGTIYFWVVGDGKVLWKSAPIRGRGDVQYCRVSVKNVKTLELRTESPGKALGAHAVWLDPHILKY
- a CDS encoding DinB family protein — protein: MMLSKVDSNTSPHKMIGKLMSISERIEEYLAGPETLRQAIAGMTAADIDAAPIPGKWSTRQIICHIADFEPVYADRMKRVIAEEDPPLMGGDPDLFAERLAYEQRDLEEEFQLMIAVRQHMGRILKSIDPDDFQRTGNHSRDGALSLTDLLSRITNHIPHHIKFIREKRNALNV
- a CDS encoding SDR family NAD(P)-dependent oxidoreductase — translated: MRNIRGKKVLITGAASGIGRELALQLAAEGADLFLLDVNESGLNDTAGAATLLGGQVIFRYCDLTDSQQISNVIRAVLDEWGYIDILVNNAGVAFYGPTHTMSTDQWDWLLAVNLLAPIQITRELLPSLINRPEAHIINIASICGIVSGSRFSAYQVSKFGLLGFSEALRAEYSRQGLGVSAICPGPVSTRLFESAPCGRKDKKTPVPPRWACISPEQVAQKTIKAIYQDKGLCLVGWVAYVLYYLKRLAPWSLDLAHRFGRRKKMKQKAEQLQQSAKSKADKTNSSELRAKAA
- a CDS encoding universal stress protein; this encodes MQHINSILVGVDLTHADRLVASDLNAQTAEAVERALWLADLVNAKLEFIAAIDLSAHTKHLLEEDRNHFSKNVEDEALEVMMGLIEQAKAKGIESSAKVAFGSPWREIILEVIEDKHDLVLVGTRPHGFKGRLFGGTVMNLFRQCPCPVYAVKIGEEPEVPEIAVASDMSEVSSEILNFIVSMAQIADMKIHLVHAIDTQLEVRLKGLGVGEETLQKCAEDIMEEVKNELNEQLAQTDFRTLTYGVQVHVLEGSPEEAIPEFIKEHDINLLAMGTLARSGISGFFIGNTAERMLEKVDCSVVAFKPGDFVSPVVPE
- a CDS encoding site-specific DNA-methyltransferase → MSSSEESPVRKKRTRTMPKPYNALGGKKWIQNSISVWSDIRKSTEEARLKHPAIFPEMLVERLIETFLPLEGEVILDPFAGSGSTIVTAEKMGKTGLGIELSEEFAALANQRIQEVVHSTDEAEDSGPDIEKLEFKSRVHHGSALNLSEMVSPESVDLCITSPPYWNVLNQRRSADHKTVRHYGNHEQDLGVVEDYAEFLDELKEVFGQVLTALRPGGYCCVVVMDLRKKSQFFPFHSDLATRLQQIGFIYDDLIIWNRQSEYNNLRPLGFPSVFRVNKVHEFILLMQKRKG